From Treponema sp. OMZ 787:
ACCCATCAAAGAGGATTTAGTAACCTCTTCTATTTGATTTTTTAATTCCATCAAAACTGTTGTTATAACCTTACCCTGCGTTCCGGACTCTTCTGCCAGTTTTCGTATTTCATCGGCAACAACGGCAAAGCCCTTTCCTGCTTCTCCCGCATGAGCGGCTTCAATGGCGGCATTCATCGCGAGCAGGTTTGTTTGACTTGCTATGTTTTGTATAACTGAAGTAGTTTCTAAAAGACCTTCCGATTTTTCACTTAAAGATTTTACAAATTCATTTGTTTCGGAAATTGATTTTCTTCCCTTTTCGGCTGCGATATTTAATTCTTCCATAGAGCCTAAATTGTTTTTTAGAACAGATGTGATGGACTTGATGTTTGCCGTCATTTCTTCGATGGCGGAAACAGATTCAGTTACAGCCGAAGATTGGCTTATGATATTTCTGTCAAGCTGTTCAAGATTTCTTGCAATTTGCTCCAATGTTGATTGTGTTTGCAAAACTCCCGATGATTGATTTTGGATACTGTCATTTATCGAAGAAATATTTCCCGTAATTTGATCTACAACATTTGAGGTTGTCATCATGTTTGACAAGAGTGTATGTGCTATGTCTTGAGATTTTTGGCCTGAGCTTTTTACATCATTAAAAAATTTTTTGTTAAAGTCCAAAAGTATATTAAAATCTTTTATTAAAAATGCTGCCTCATCTCTTGAGTCTGCTATAAGAAAATCTTGATTATATTTTCCTAAAGATAAATTCTTTATGGCATCTTGAAGACGTGAAATTTTATTTTTTGTAGAGATAGTAACCGTAACTATGTTAATTACTGAAAGCACCAATCCATAAGTAAAAATCGGCAGAACCTTTGTTAAAAGCTGACTATAAATATTGCTTTCGCTTGTCCTCACTAACGGTGCTATTGTTAAACACGCTATCGATAAAATCGTTAAAATACTGACAATGGCAATTCTTCTCGTCATTGACATTTCCACATGCTGTTCATCTAAGGGTAAAAATGATGCCCATTTTTCCAGCTCTCTGGTCATAAAAGTGCTGAAAAATGTACTCATCAGAAACATATTGCCCATCGTGATACTCATATACGAAAGAAAAATTCTGGGTTGAGCTATTAGACCCGATTCTAATGATGTAAAAAAAGGCCCTAAAAGAACTATAGTAAGAGGAATGATAAAGGCTATCTTTATGTAGAGAGAAAGGCTTTTTTGTGCTTTCTTTGTATCCTCTTTCCAGTTGATTATATTAGGCATTAAAAACTTCCATTTGATAATGGGATTAAAAGTTGAAGTTATCATTATAACTGCAAAAGCCTTTGTGCTTAGGATGTTCATTATGTTTCCTGAACTGCCTACAATACGGTTTGTTAAAATAGCGGATAAGATCCATCCCAAATTGGCTAATAAGTCAAATACCAGTATTTTTTTTGGCGGATTATAAATATCCATATCCATGTTTTTCATTGCATACTCTTTCTATATTTAAGACATTGATTATTACTGTATGGGTGCAAAAGGCAAAATTTGATTAGTTAAGAACAAACTCGATACAGTAAACATACCGGACTTAAGATATAAATAAATTTAAGTGAAATAGGTTACTTGTTAATAGGTTTTTCTTCATTTTTTTGCCATTTAGTTACTCCGGCTCTTAAAAGGCGGAATTCTCTTAGCAGCAATATAAAAATGGGAATTACGCTCACTATTTCGATTAGAAGTGTGCCGTAATAAATGCCCGAAACGCCTGCAAATATAGGAAGAATCAGCATGACGGGAAGATAAAATATGATCTGCTGCAAAATTCCCAATATTGCACTGATCTTTCCTTTGTTTACTGCAGGAAAAAAGGCGAGAGCAAAAAAAACTAAGGGCATGACCGGCAGGAGGGCCATATAAATTCTAAAATATGAAATATTTTGAGTGCTTATACCGGGTGTTTTCATCATCAATGAAATTGCAGCTTGCGGAAAAATCAGCATTAAAATCCAGAATGGAGCTATCAAAACAAGAGCTGCAAATACAAATTTTTTAAAGGCTGAAATAAGACGCTCTATCTTATCTGCTCCGAAGTTTATTCCTATTATGGGGGAGAGAGCAAACATAAAGCCTCCTAGCGGTTGTAATAGGAAAGAAAAAATACGTGTAACAATTCCATAGAATGCAATGTCTTCTTGTGATCCGTAGTGGTTTAATACATTTAAAACTAAAAGCATCTGAACTGTTCCCATAAACTGCATTATAAAACCTGCCAGCCCCATCGAAATAATCTTAGATATAATTTCTCCTTCAATTCTGATTGTAAATGCTGAAGCAGGATAATCAGTATTTTTCTTTGCAAAATAAACGGCTCCGATAACGGCCTGAACTGCCATGCCTATATTTGTTCCGGCGGCTGCTCCCTTTACGCCGAAATTAAATACAACCATTAATATGTAGTTTGCACATCCGTTTACAATTAAACTTATTCCCATAATTGCGGCAGCCGTTTTCATCTTGCCTTCCGATCGGATAAGGTTATTAAGAGCAATTGCGTATATCCAAATCGGTGTGCCCCATAAAAGTGTGCGGTAATATTCTCCGCCGTATATTAAGGCCTTGTCTCTTCCTCCCATTAAAAAAAGAGTTTGTTCCGAAAATAGAAAACCTAAGGACATTACAATCACGCTGAGTATAAGCACTAAAAAATTGACATTACCTAAAATCTTTTTTTGAACTTTTATATCTTCCGCACCTATTGCAATACTTAAAAGAGTTCCGGCTCCTGATCCTACGAGAATTCCTAAACCTATTATTGTTATAATTGGAGGCATTGCGACCGAGATGCCTGCAAGACTTCCATCTTCGGCAAAATGACCTACGAAGATTCCGTCAAGCACATTGTTTGCTCCAAGTAAAATCATTGCAATAATTGCAGGCCATGCAAGATCGAAGATAACCTTCCACAAGTTTTCGTTCAATATAAATTCTTTTTGTTTTTCGTTTTCCATCAGTGTAAAATCCTTGCCTCGTATAATGCGTAATTTATCGCTATGTGTCAATAGGTTTTTATTTATATTGGAATTATTGTTTGAATATTTTTTAATTTTTCAATGTAATTTTCTTTATTTTGGAATGTTTATAATAGTAAATGGAATGTTTTTATTTTGAGGAAAGATATGCGCAGTTTGGAAGAACATTGGAATGATTTGGAAAGGTTAGGCTTTACCCGTGCGGAGGATAGGGGAACTATAAGATATGAGGTGCCGCCTAAGTTGGGGAAGGGGGCGGTTACAATCTTAGGAGATTTTGATCGAGCCTTGGTATCGATTGCAGATTTGGAATTTTTTGAATCCATAACCTTATTAGAGAATGTAAACGAAAAAACCGTTTCTATCGGTCAGTTTTATGAAGGTGAGCTGGACATATATGAAAAAGACAGCTCCGAACTGTTGCCCTGCGAACACGGTCTTAATGCCTTTGTGAATAATGCTTATTTTTCGGGCTTTAAGCGTTTTAGTGCAGGTGTCCGTTTGGTAAATGTCGGCTTTGTTTTTAGGCAGTTATTTTTTGATGAGATGGAAGATAAAATCGGCTGCAAGCTGCCTGAAGATTTTTGGGAAACTTCCGCAAAGATTTTAAACCCCGGAGTGCTTTATGTTCCTCAAATTACCGAGATTTGTAATCAGGTAAAAGATTGCCGATTAGAAGGCATTGCTCTTAATATGTTTATTCGGGCAAAATGTCTTGAAGTCTTTTCAATTTTATTTGATTATGTTTATGCGAATAAAAAAAGTTCTGCCATTTATCTTTCCGATTCAGATATTAAGGTCCTAGACGAAGTTCGACGCGTTTTGGCTCTTGAAATAATTTCTCCGCCTTCGATAAAAGAGTTATCAAAACGCTTCGGTATAAATCAGCAAAAGCTGATGTTGGGCTTTAAAGAGCGTTACAATATGACGGTGTATTCTTATGTAAAAAGGCTCAAAATGGAAAAAGCCTTGCAGCTTTTGCAGGATAAAAATCTTTTGATTGGAGATATTGCCCGTCTTTCCGGCTATAAGGGAGAGGGGCATTTTCAACAAGTGTTTCGGGAAGTTTACGGTCTTACACCTCATAAAATGCGAAAAGAATTATTTAAATAAAATCGTTTTATTTTTTCTATTCATAATTCATTCTTGACAATAATTATCCAAAGTACTATAATCTTAAATCTTAGCTAATGTTTACAGTGAAAGGGGGAGTAATTGTTCAGGTTTATATTCAAGCAAAAAAAATATTTTGTGCTTTTTTTTGCCTTAGGCGGAATTAATTTGTTATGTACAATGAAGCTTCAAATATGGAATGGCCGGCTTCTTGATACGGCCTTAGGAAAAACTTCCTACTCTATGTCTACCCTAATGCTATTGTCATTAGGGGCAATGATTTTTGCAGCTTTGTTTGCCTATTTTTATGATCTTGTAAAATCAAAACTTGTAATTGTTGCTGAGGCTGATTTACGAAAAACTTATTTTGATGCCCTTCTTAAAAAAAATATGGGAGAGTATATCAACATACCTGAAGGAAAAATAAGTGCAGATTATACCGATAAGATAGATGCCGTAAGCAGAGAGTATTTTTATGTATGGACTGCTTTAACCGATAATGTTTTGATTTTTTCTGTAACGATAATAACGCTTTTAACAATAAATATACAGACTGCTTTTGTTACTATTGTCTTATTAATGATTCCTCTTATGGTTCCGACGGTTTTAAAAAATATTTTGGCCAAAGTTTCAAAGGAAAGGATGGAAGCGGTTGAAAAACATTTTTCGGCTGTAAGGACATGGTTAAAAGGAATTGATATTATAAAAGTTTTTTCTTGCGAACAGTATATAATTTTCAGATATGATAAAGTAAACGAGTTTTTAAGAAAAAAACAAATGGATGCCGTAAAGGTAAGCTGCTTTGAAACGGCTTTGAGTTTTTTTGTATCTGCTATAGTTAATTTGCTTATGACAGCTTATTGTGCATACTATGTTTACAAGAATGTTTTTTCTATCGGAGAGCTTTATACCATAATGAGCTTAGTCGCAATGATGTCGCGGCCCATGTATTGGACTGCAAATTTATTAAAAACTTTCTTTTCTTCCCGTCCTGTGTGTGATGCAATGGTTGAATTTATAGATGCTAAAACTGAAATAGGGGAGGATGAAGTATTAAAAGATTTTACTGTTGATGCTAAGGGA
This genomic window contains:
- a CDS encoding methyl-accepting chemotaxis protein, whose translation is MKNMDMDIYNPPKKILVFDLLANLGWILSAILTNRIVGSSGNIMNILSTKAFAVIMITSTFNPIIKWKFLMPNIINWKEDTKKAQKSLSLYIKIAFIIPLTIVLLGPFFTSLESGLIAQPRIFLSYMSITMGNMFLMSTFFSTFMTRELEKWASFLPLDEQHVEMSMTRRIAIVSILTILSIACLTIAPLVRTSESNIYSQLLTKVLPIFTYGLVLSVINIVTVTISTKNKISRLQDAIKNLSLGKYNQDFLIADSRDEAAFLIKDFNILLDFNKKFFNDVKSSGQKSQDIAHTLLSNMMTTSNVVDQITGNISSINDSIQNQSSGVLQTQSTLEQIARNLEQLDRNIISQSSAVTESVSAIEEMTANIKSITSVLKNNLGSMEELNIAAEKGRKSISETNEFVKSLSEKSEGLLETTSVIQNIASQTNLLAMNAAIEAAHAGEAGKGFAVVADEIRKLAEESGTQGKVITTVLMELKNQIEEVTKSSLMGETQFTEVMRILNLVNNRNNEIMNAMNEQDLGSSQILEAIKNIMQITSEVRSGSEEMVIGNTEAGKEMSRLVDISKSISSNMNEINQKSDLISSEIERAMNMTEENKQAVSKIFSYLEKLAL
- a CDS encoding MATE family efflux transporter; this translates as MENEKQKEFILNENLWKVIFDLAWPAIIAMILLGANNVLDGIFVGHFAEDGSLAGISVAMPPIITIIGLGILVGSGAGTLLSIAIGAEDIKVQKKILGNVNFLVLILSVIVMSLGFLFSEQTLFLMGGRDKALIYGGEYYRTLLWGTPIWIYAIALNNLIRSEGKMKTAAAIMGISLIVNGCANYILMVVFNFGVKGAAAGTNIGMAVQAVIGAVYFAKKNTDYPASAFTIRIEGEIISKIISMGLAGFIMQFMGTVQMLLVLNVLNHYGSQEDIAFYGIVTRIFSFLLQPLGGFMFALSPIIGINFGADKIERLISAFKKFVFAALVLIAPFWILMLIFPQAAISLMMKTPGISTQNISYFRIYMALLPVMPLVFFALAFFPAVNKGKISAILGILQQIIFYLPVMLILPIFAGVSGIYYGTLLIEIVSVIPIFILLLREFRLLRAGVTKWQKNEEKPINK
- a CDS encoding helix-turn-helix transcriptional regulator produces the protein MRSLEEHWNDLERLGFTRAEDRGTIRYEVPPKLGKGAVTILGDFDRALVSIADLEFFESITLLENVNEKTVSIGQFYEGELDIYEKDSSELLPCEHGLNAFVNNAYFSGFKRFSAGVRLVNVGFVFRQLFFDEMEDKIGCKLPEDFWETSAKILNPGVLYVPQITEICNQVKDCRLEGIALNMFIRAKCLEVFSILFDYVYANKKSSAIYLSDSDIKVLDEVRRVLALEIISPPSIKELSKRFGINQQKLMLGFKERYNMTVYSYVKRLKMEKALQLLQDKNLLIGDIARLSGYKGEGHFQQVFREVYGLTPHKMRKELFK
- a CDS encoding ATP-binding cassette domain-containing protein, encoding MFRFIFKQKKYFVLFFALGGINLLCTMKLQIWNGRLLDTALGKTSYSMSTLMLLSLGAMIFAALFAYFYDLVKSKLVIVAEADLRKTYFDALLKKNMGEYINIPEGKISADYTDKIDAVSREYFYVWTALTDNVLIFSVTIITLLTINIQTAFVTIVLLMIPLMVPTVLKNILAKVSKERMEAVEKHFSAVRTWLKGIDIIKVFSCEQYIIFRYDKVNEFLRKKQMDAVKVSCFETALSFFVSAIVNLLMTAYCAYYVYKNVFSIGELYTIMSLVAMMSRPMYWTANLLKTFFSSRPVCDAMVEFIDAKTEIGEDEVLKDFTVDAKGLSFSYNEKKILNNSNFTFKQNEKILILGESGSGKSTIMRLLLGMHAPDSGSITIGGTAPQKIKNISDVVSIQQQEAYIFKMNLLDNLFLDKEITEEKVKDVFNSVGLNKYTEDKYLKETVIGETYGFSGGEKKRISIARAVLHKRPIMIFDEPLANIDNENIERVKKLIFSIKDSTVIIISHIADTETKKLFDRIYKFDTNERSLYEEAV